The Neptunomonas concharum genomic interval TAGGTCAGCGCTCGGATGGTTCAACGTTTCCACTGTTATTTTCTATGCGTTTAATGACGGTAACTCCTGAACCTTCCTACCTTGTTACGATCATTGATATCTCCAGAAGAAAGCGTTTGGAGTACGCGTTACGCGAAGCTAATGAGTCGTTAGAGCAAAAAGTTGAAGAACGAACCTTAGCGCTGGCATCGGCACAACATGAGCTGATTCAAGCAGAGAAACTGGCCGCACTAGGTAGAATGTCAGCGGCCATGGTGCATGAATTGAACCAACCCCTGACGGCTATGCGCAATTACCTTGCGATTTTTAGACAGGTCATTGATCGTCCCGATCTCCTTAAAGAAAACCTGCCTTTAATGAATACGTTGGTTGACAGGATGGCCGGTATGACAGGGCAGCTAAAAACCTTTGCGTATAAAACACCTGACAATATGGAGATGCAAAGAGGCAGTGCTGATCTGCAAGGGTGTGTCCGTAATGTGCTATGCCACTATGAAGATAGAATCCGAAGTGAGCAGATAGATGTGAGTTTGGAGTGCCAACGACCGACTATTCTCATCAGAGGAGATGATGTGGCTGTCGAACAGATTATCAATAACTTGGTGTCTAATGCTTTGGATGCTATAGCAGCAACCGGCTCGAGTGAAAGGCAACTGTCTTTTCACCTTTATGTACAAGATCAATTGGGTTGTTTAGATATATCAGATAATGGCGCTGGGGTGTCGAAGGAGCAGTTAAAAACGCTTTTCGAACCTTTTTATACGACTAAAAAAATTGGAACCGGCTTGGGGCTAGGATTAGCTATTGTGCAAGGAATTGTGAGAGATTTAGGTGGGGTTATTACGGTTAAGACTAACCATCCAGCAGAAGGCTTATGCTTCTCTGTTAAGCTGCCTTTGCATGGGGAATGAATAGAACAATGAGCGATAGAGATAAAGGCCATATTTTATTGGTTGATGATGAGGATATGGTGCGTCAGTCAACGGCGCAATGGCTGAAATTATCAGGCTTTCAAGTTGATAGCTATGCCACTGCAGAAGAAGCGTTAGCGATTTTGGATAACACCTTTTCGGGGGTTATCGTTACAGATGTCAGAATGCCGGGTATGGACGGTCTGACGTTGATGTCTGAGGCATTGGTCAAAGTGCCTAAGCTTCCGGTGATTTTATTGACGGCCCATGGCGATGTGGATATGGCTATTAAAGCGATGCGCGATGGTGCCTATGATTTTATTGAAAAGCCTTTTGTACCAGAGCGTTTGGTTGAAACCGTGTATCGTGCCTGTGAAAAAAGGCGCCTGGTTATCGAAAATGAAAAGCTACAACAAAATATCGCTTCTCAATCGGGCATCGATGCGAAACTAATCGGTATTTCACCTGCGATTCAGCGCTTGAAACGTGAGATTCTTAAACTGGCTGAGCTAGATACGAATGTCATCGTCTATGGAGAAACAGGGACTGGAAAAGAGCTGGTTGCTCAATGTTTGCATGAATATAGTTTCCGCCATCGAAACCATTTTGTTCCAATCAATTGTGGAGGTATACCGGAATCATTAATAGAGAGCGAGCTCTTTGGTCACGAAGCCGGTGCGTTTACCAGTGCGGCTAAGCGTCGAATCGGTAAATTTGAGTATGCAGATAAAGGTACGCTGTTTCTGGATGAAATTGAGAGTATGCCAACGCATCTTCAGATCAAGCTGTTGCGAGCGCTACAAGAAGGGGTGATAGAGCGACTGGGATCGAATCAACCGCTGAATGTTGACCTGCGAGTGGTGGCCGCAGCGAAAGTGGATCTTCGGGAAGATGCAAATTTTCGTGAGGATTTATTTTATCGCTTAAATGTATCCCAGCTGCATATTCCGCCACTGAGAGATCGTCCTGAGGACGCGCCGTTGCTATTTCAGCATTATCTGCGCTGTGCAGCGGGTGATCATGAGCGAGCGTTAAGGGTGTTATCTGAACACGATTTAGCTACCTTGTCTGCGTACCATTGGCCGGGAAATGTGAGGGAGTTAAAAAATATTGCTGTTCGTTACTCGTTAGATACCGAGCTATCGGTGGCTGATATTTTAGCGTCGGGTGAATGGAACACTCCTTCAAAGCCCAGTTATGGCAGGCCACTACCGCTAGCTGTGCAGGTGGCGAGCTTTGAAGCGGATATTATTAAAGGAGCGTTGCAAAGGCACCGAGGTAACATGTTAGCCGTAATGGGTGAGTTGGATCTTCCGCGGCGAACGTTAAATCAAAAAATGACCAAGTATGGGCTTGTTCGTGGTGATTTTGTGCAGTGACGGTGGCAAGCAGATGAGCAAAATTGTGCTTATCTGTTGGGTCTTTAATGGCTTTTCATCAGAAATGCCCATTGAATAGGCTATCTGAGTGTGTTTGTGGATATGAGCATGATTTTGCCTACTAAAACCCTTGAATAAGCAATTTCTTGCTTATCCGTGCTTGTTTTTATCGTCCATTTATATTTTATCATTTAAAAACAATGGGTTGTTTTTTTTGGCCCAATCCCTGCTATACCTATTCTGTTTTCCTACAACAATCACAAGAAAGGTGACAGAATGAAAATCAGTAAACGCACGCTTCTGAAATCTATTTCAATGGCGGTAGCAATGAGCAGTTTAGTGGGTGTCAGTGGTCTTGCTCAGGCAGATGAGAAGCGCTCTTATATTCTTGCAACGGCGTCAACGGGGGGTACGTACTATCCGGTAGGCGTAGCATTAGCGACACTGGCTAAAGTAAAACTGGAGCCTTCTCACAAAATCTCAATGTCGGCTATTAACTCAGCGGGTTCTGGTGAGAACGTTAAGCTGCTGGGAGAAAATGAAGCACAGTTTGCAATCCTGCAAGGTCTATATGGCGCTTGGGCTTGGGAAGGGGAAGGTAAGCTGGCTAACAGCGGCCCTCAAAAGAACCTTCGCTCGGTGTCCATGCTTTGGCAGAACGTTGAACAGTTTGTTGTTAAAAGTAAGTTCGCAAAAAGTGGCTCGATTGATGATCTGAAATCGATGAAGGGTGAAAAATTCTCTATCGGTAAGAAAAATTCTGGAACAGAAGGCTCTGGCCGAACAATTTTGGGTAACTTAGGTATTGATGCAGACGGCTTTAATCTGGCTTATATGGGCTATGGCTCGTCTGCTGATGCGTTGCAGAACGGTACAATTGAGGGCATGAATATCCCTTCAGGGGTTCCGACGTCTGCGATTACTCGGGCCTATGCAGCCATGGGTAGTGATATCACGGTACTCGATTTTACGGATGAGCAGATTCAACGTGCTAACGGTAATTATAAACTGTGGACGCGTTACACCATCCCTGCCAATACTTATCCTGGGCAAACCAAAGATATCAACACCATGGCGCAGCCAAACTTCTTAGCCGTTCGTGATGATATCTCTGAAGAGGATGTATATCTGCTAACCAAAACCATTTATGAGAACCTGCCTTTCCTAAATGGTATTCATAAGGCAACCAAAGCGATGGCATTAGAAAAAGCAATTGCTGGCTTGCCTCTGCCTTTGCACCCTGGTGCTGCGCGCTATTACAAAGAAGCGGGTATTCAAATTCCAGATCATTTGATGGCGAATTGATGCTGCTGTGCGGCCTCTAAGGGGCCGCACAACTGATCTTCATCTCTTTTTTGTAGTCAATCTTCCGGTATTATTATGACTAACTCCCTCGATACATCATCCTCTGCCATTGAGCAGGAAACCCAGGAAAAACTGAAGAGCCTCGAGATTGCCCAACGGGATGACGCAAGTCATGTTGGTCGGTTTATCTACTGGGGTGGTGTAGTTTTTGCGATTGCTCATATCTACTTCAACACGTTGGGGACGCTCTCTGAGCTTTGGGTTTCTGCTATCCATTTTGGCGGCTTTGCGCTCTTGTGTGCGCTCATGTTTCCCATGGTTAAAGGCCCATTAGGAAATGGGAAACTGGTTCTTCTGGGTGATGTGCTCTTAGGGGTGGCGGGTGTGCTTTGTACACTCTACTTGATCGGTTTTGAAGATGCTTTGTACGAAAGGGGAGTCAAGTTTTCTAGCAGTGATTGGGTTTTTTCCATACTGGCGATAGGGATTGCGCTGGAGCTTGCTAGAAGAACAACAGGGTGGTTTATCCCTTGTATGATTTTGGTCGCGCTCACGTATGTATTTTGGTGGGGGCCCTATATTGATGGTTTATTTGGCTTTGCCGGCTTAAGTCTGGAAACCGTGCTTTATCGAAGCTATTTCTCCTCTGAAGGGATGTTCGGCCAGATTGCCCGTATCTCTTGGACGTATGTTTTCATGTTTATCTTGTTTGGCGCGTTCTTGGTCAAATCAGGAGCAGGTGACTTTATTATTGAACTGTCCCGCTGTGCAGCGGGGCGTTTCGTCGGTGGCCCGGGCTTTGTGGCTGTCTTAGGTTCGGGGCTGATGGGGTCTGTATCTGGATCGTCTGTTGCTAACACGGTATCAACGGGTGTAATTACGATTCCCCTGATGCAAAAAGCGGGTTTCCCAGCACGATTTGCCGCAGGTGTTGAGGCTGCTGCATCAACCGGTGGGCAGTTGATGCCACCTGTGATGGGTGCCGGTGCCTTTATTATGGCGTCTTATACGCAAATTCCTTATGTGGACATTATTGCTATAGCTGCCTTACCTGCGTTGCTCTATTTCATGTCAGTGGGCTTCTATGTGCGTGTTGAAGCGAAGCGAAGCCATGCCCATGCGGTTGAATTGGACTCCAGACCTATCAAGACCGTCTTAAAAGAGGGATGGCATTTCTTGTTGCCCTTAGTGGTGTTGGTCAGCTTACTGATTTACGGTTTCACGCCTACGTATGCCGCGGGTATATCGATCATTTCGGTGATCGTGGCATCATGGTTATCGAAAAAGCCGATGGGTATAAAAGATATTCTTGATGCGCTTTCTCAAGGCTCGAAAAATATGGCGACCACCTCGATTTTATTGATATCGGTTGGCTTGGTGGTCAATGTGGTTGCTATGACAGGCATTGGTAATACCTTCTCACTGATGGTGACAGAATGGGCAGGGGGTAGCTTATTTATTACGTTGCTTCTCGTTGCATTAGCTTCACTTGTACTGGGGATGGGGTTGCCGGTAACCGCGGCATATATCGTGTTAGCGACTTTATCGGCTCCCGCTTTATACAATCTGATTGCTGAGATGCAGTTGATCGAGATCATTACTCAGGGTTCCTTACCCGAGGCTGCCAAAATGA includes:
- a CDS encoding sigma-54-dependent transcriptional regulator, translated to MSDRDKGHILLVDDEDMVRQSTAQWLKLSGFQVDSYATAEEALAILDNTFSGVIVTDVRMPGMDGLTLMSEALVKVPKLPVILLTAHGDVDMAIKAMRDGAYDFIEKPFVPERLVETVYRACEKRRLVIENEKLQQNIASQSGIDAKLIGISPAIQRLKREILKLAELDTNVIVYGETGTGKELVAQCLHEYSFRHRNHFVPINCGGIPESLIESELFGHEAGAFTSAAKRRIGKFEYADKGTLFLDEIESMPTHLQIKLLRALQEGVIERLGSNQPLNVDLRVVAAAKVDLREDANFREDLFYRLNVSQLHIPPLRDRPEDAPLLFQHYLRCAAGDHERALRVLSEHDLATLSAYHWPGNVRELKNIAVRYSLDTELSVADILASGEWNTPSKPSYGRPLPLAVQVASFEADIIKGALQRHRGNMLAVMGELDLPRRTLNQKMTKYGLVRGDFVQ
- a CDS encoding TAXI family TRAP transporter solute-binding subunit codes for the protein MKISKRTLLKSISMAVAMSSLVGVSGLAQADEKRSYILATASTGGTYYPVGVALATLAKVKLEPSHKISMSAINSAGSGENVKLLGENEAQFAILQGLYGAWAWEGEGKLANSGPQKNLRSVSMLWQNVEQFVVKSKFAKSGSIDDLKSMKGEKFSIGKKNSGTEGSGRTILGNLGIDADGFNLAYMGYGSSADALQNGTIEGMNIPSGVPTSAITRAYAAMGSDITVLDFTDEQIQRANGNYKLWTRYTIPANTYPGQTKDINTMAQPNFLAVRDDISEEDVYLLTKTIYENLPFLNGIHKATKAMALEKAIAGLPLPLHPGAARYYKEAGIQIPDHLMAN
- a CDS encoding TRAP transporter permease — translated: MTNSLDTSSSAIEQETQEKLKSLEIAQRDDASHVGRFIYWGGVVFAIAHIYFNTLGTLSELWVSAIHFGGFALLCALMFPMVKGPLGNGKLVLLGDVLLGVAGVLCTLYLIGFEDALYERGVKFSSSDWVFSILAIGIALELARRTTGWFIPCMILVALTYVFWWGPYIDGLFGFAGLSLETVLYRSYFSSEGMFGQIARISWTYVFMFILFGAFLVKSGAGDFIIELSRCAAGRFVGGPGFVAVLGSGLMGSVSGSSVANTVSTGVITIPLMQKAGFPARFAAGVEAAASTGGQLMPPVMGAGAFIMASYTQIPYVDIIAIAALPALLYFMSVGFYVRVEAKRSHAHAVELDSRPIKTVLKEGWHFLLPLVVLVSLLIYGFTPTYAAGISIISVIVASWLSKKPMGIKDILDALSQGSKNMATTSILLISVGLVVNVVAMTGIGNTFSLMVTEWAGGSLFITLLLVALASLVLGMGLPVTAAYIVLATLSAPALYNLIAEMQLIEIITQGSLPEAAKMIFMLVDPDKIALLSAPMSEMDAKALVALVPSDFKGQLLEQAMDPTVLAMMLLSAHMIIFWLSQDSNVTPPVCLTAFAAAAIAKTPPMATGFTAWKIAKGMYVVPVLFAYTNFIGGTATEVLSIFIFALFGMYAFVGFMEGYLEGKLNIVLRILSGVLALGLLWPHHQLWISLLSLVLFIGLFIYSRRIKTPEDNAVIEGA